TACAGCTATAATAAAAAATAATCGCTATGTGGGTAACCTTAATTCCGAAGAAACTCGAGGTTATTTGTGGATAACCAACAAGCTTAAAAGTGGCATTATTAATATTGAAGATAAAGAAAAAGATATATTAATAGCATTTGAGATAATCGACACAAATTCTAAGTTAAAATTTAACTTTAAAGAGGATATAGTGGTTGAAATATCTTTAGAAGCCCATACTAACTTAGGTAATAACTTAAAAAGCACAAAAAATGTAACCGAAAAAGAGCTTATACGTATGCAAGAAGAACACATAAAAGAAACAGCAATGAAAGCCATAAATAAAGCAAATTATTATAATGCAGATATTTTTGGATTTGGAGAATATATTCACGCCAATTATCCAAAACAATGGAAGAAAATTGAGAAAAATTGGAGTCATACTTTTTCACAACTGAAATATGAAATAGATGTAAAAGTTGAAATAAAAAGTCATGGCCGAATTACTACTAAATATAAAGAGGAGTGATTTTCATAAAGCTTAAACAAGAAAAAATCTCTAATTCTCAGCTAACCTTTACTGTAATTGGTTTTACTATTGGTAGTAGTTTGGTTTTACCTCCAGGTAGAGATTTAGCTAGTAAAGCTTGGATGGCTATTATTTTAGGGCTGCTAGAAGGTATAATTTTTATACTAATATTTACCAATTTATCTCAAAAATTTAACATGAAAAGTTACTTTGAAATCTTAAAAAAAATTTTTGGTAAATTTTTGGGTACCATATTTTTTTCAATATTCGTATTGTACTGTATTCATTTATGTTCCTTAGTTTTAAGAAACTTTATGGATTTTATTAGCACTACTATGATGATAACAACACCTATAATGGCTATTGGTATTGCTGTATTGGCTACCACAGTATATGCTACTTTATATGGCATTGGAGTAATAGGTCGCAATAGTCAAGTATTAGTGCCCCTAACTTTTACAGCAGTAGCTATTACTGTAATTTTACTATATAAAGATATGAAAATAATGTATTTTAAACCCTTTTTTGAGGTTAAACTAAAAGACTTATTATTAGCTAGTCATGGTGCTGCTAGTTTTCCGTTTGGTGAAACAGTTGTTTTTTTAATGATTTTTCCACTTGTTAAAAATAGTAAAAAAGTGCGCAGCTCTGTTATAAAAGGTGTTATGTATGGTGGATTAATAATACTAGTAGCAGTTTTAAGAAATATTGCAGTACTTGGCATTAGGTCTACAATAGCAACATATCCTTCAGCACAGGCGGTAAGGCTTATTAATATAGGTAACGTAATAACTCGACTTGAAGTAATAATATTTTTCAACCTGTTAACAATGGGCTTCATAAAATGCTCCGTGCTTCTATGGTGCTCCTGTAAAGGACTTAGTGAATTGCTTAACATGAATAAGTACCAAGATGTAATAATACCTGTTGCAATATTTATCTTATTTATAGCAAATTTTCAATTTCAAAATGTAATGGATAATGTGAAATTCACTGAATTTTATCCTCTATATGCTCCCTTTATTCAAGTAGGAATACCTGGTTTGGCTCTCATAGTAGCTAAAATAAGAAAACTAATTTAGTAAATAGTATTTACTTTAGTACGATTATATACAAGGAATAATAGCTACTAGTTACCTAAAATTAAGTGCGTGTATCGCATTAGTGAAACTATTATTAACACTGTTAAAAGTATCGTGATAAATGCAATGATATCCTATTATAGTTTTTTTAGTTTTTAGATCGAAATTGGTAAATAATTATTTTTAATGGACACAGCCCTTGCTACTCAATTATTTTAAAACTCATTTTACAGGGATCTTTACCTTTTGACATTAAAGGTGAACTTACTATTGTACAATCTAGTTTATTATCTAAGGCTATTTGCAAATGGTGTTTAATATGCCCACCACAACACATACAATATGTTTTAGAAATTGGCTCATCTATTACATTGATACAAGGGCATGAATACTTTTCTCTGTTGTCAGGAAAAAACTGAACTGTTATAGAATTATCTATTTCTTTTTTTACACTATAAGCAAAAACCTCAGGGGTATTATTTGCTGCCTCTATTCGTTCATCTAAAGTTATGTAATCTTTAGCTATGGCTTGAGACAAAGCCAGCCTTTTTCCACCTAAACAACATGAACAACTCTCTCTAATTTCTTTCTTTTTTTCTTTGCTAAATAATTCATCCATTCTATCCATTGCTTGTTTCATAAAATAAGATAAATTATCTTTTTTAGATTTTTTTGGGCTTTTTTAAGTTTTCCAGCACCTTGTAATATATAATCCATATCTTTTTTTGCAACTTTGTGTTTTAAAAGAGCATTATGTAAAACCATAATTTTGCCATACACCATATCTTCATTATTATGCTTGTAGTAATCAACAACTCTATTCACACAAGGTTTATAGTGCTCAAGACTTAGGGTTTTTCCATTATTATTGTAATACTTTATTAAGCTATTTTTAGTAAAAATTTGCAAAGAACAATTATAGTTAGGGTGTAGCTTATAGCAGCTATCATTTAAGGCCTGGCTTAAATAACTGTTTAATTGCTCCATACTATAACAACTAGTTTTTAGCTTTATACCATACATTCTCTTTTTTATGATATCTATATATGTATAACCCTGAGGTACAGCAGTATTAGCTTCATGCAGCATTCCTATTAGATAATCATAACTACCATCTTCCCTAAAATTATAAGCATATGCGACATACTGTTTATAAATTAACGGCAAATCCTCAAGTTGTTGAAAAGTATCATCATTTAAACAAGTTTTCCACAGTTTTGTTTGTTCATCTCCATTTTTTGTACAAGCAGTACTTCTACCTATTAATCTACACTCTCTATAATATTTTCTAACATGCCTAAATACAGTACAAATTATAATCCTCTCCTTTAATAATTATGCAAATATTGTAACATAGCTAATAAGACATAAAGCTGTCATATATTACTTAATCTTTAGGTATATTGTTATGTTGTTTTCATACTATAAAAAAGAACAACCCATAGGTCGCTCTTAAACAGATATCTATTAAATTGAACTTTTTTTAGTTAAAACAACTATAACTCTAGTTTTAAATCATTCTCTTTAATCATATTCTTTTTACGCATAAAGCCTGCAATTAACAAGGTTATTACTGCTGGTAAAATAAAGTGTAGCAGAATTATGGCTAAATACATTTTTACTCCACCTAAACCTGCTGCCTCCATGGCTGTAACAGTACCAAACTGGCCTACTAAACCACTAGTACCCATACCAGAGCCTATAGGTATGTTTTGCATTTTAAAAACAGTAGTAGCCAATGGGCCTATAATTGCTCCCGCTAAAGTTGGTGGAATCCATACCTTCCAGTTTTTAACGATATTTGGCATTTGAAGCATTGAGGTACCTAACCCCTGTGCAAATAAACCCCCCCAGCCGTTTTCTTTAAAGCTCATTACTGCAAAACCTACCATTTGAGCCGCACAACCTACGGTAGCAGCTCCTGCGGCAATACCACTTAAACTCAACATAATGCCAATTGAAGCACTACTTATTGGTAGGGTTAACGCCATACCCATTAAAACAGCAATAATAATGCCCATAGGTATAGGATGCATTTCTGTTGCTCTCATAATTAAAGTTCCAAAGCCACTCATTATGGCATCTACCCCTGGACCAACTAAAGTTCCTACTAAACAGCCCACAATAATTGTAACTGCTGGTGTAACTATAATATCAATTTTGGTTTCCTTAGAAACCATTTTACCAAACTCAGCACCAAAGGCACCTGCCAAAAAGGCCCCTACAGGTCCACCAGCCGCACCCCCAGCTGCACCTGTTATTGCTGAAGCAAACAAAACTAAAGGTGGTGCTTGTAAGCCATAAGCTACTGCTACAGCAATAGCAGGACCAGTCATTTGTTTAGCCAAAGGCCATACAGTATCTGTTAAAAAAGTAATGCCTAATTTGCCACCTATTACATTTAAGATACTACCAATAATTAATGATGAAAATAAACCTAAAGCCATATAACTAAGGGCATCTATTAAGTAACGCTGAACAGTAAATTCAATATTTTTACGCTTAAAAAAGCCCTGCTTAACTTGTTTTTTTTCCATAATACTCTCCCTATTAAAAATTGTTAACATCATTCTCTTATTAACACATTGTTATTATGTGTCTGTTATTATGTGATTGATAATAACAAAAATATAATAACACAAAAAATAAATAATGCAAGACATATTTTAGAAAACATCTTAAAAATATTTTAACTACAACAATCATGTTGAAAAAAATAAACATGTTAGTGCGATGTTTTGACTAATAATTACCAAAACCTTATAATTAAATTACAAACAAAAGGGGAAAACAAAATGAAAAAGAGAATGGTGGTAGGTGTAATTATAGCTACATTATTTATTGTTACTATTACATTTACCTCGGCACACAACAACATATTACAACACATTTTAGGAAAACCCGCAACAAAAGAATTTATTAAAGATACCGTACATATTCATGGTAAAATACAAAAAATCGAAAACAACTCTATTGATTACATTGAAGTAACAATTATCAATGATCATAAAACTTTAGTATTGCTTGTAAACAACGAAACTACATAGGTAATTATACAAAAAGCCCTGCCAAACAAGTTGATTACTTAAAAAAAGATATGAGTATAGATGTAAACTACTATAAACAAAATAATAAGTTAATTGCAACAACCATAAATGTAGTTAATTAAAATAACATTTGTAGCACTAAGCTGATCTTTAAGATCAGCTTTTTTATGTACTATAATCTTATTTATTTCGAATAAATATTTCTACTTACATAGAATATATGCTATTATTAAGTAAAATAAGGTAATTTTATATTTTTATACATATTAATCTTATAAATATATATTACTAACCTTATAAATATTCTACTAGGGGTGTGATTTATATGAAACCAGGCTTGTTTTTTGATTTTTGTACTCTACTAGTTATAGCTACTATTACAACAATTTTCACTTTTATTGGTACGAAAAAAAACTTTTACTTACGTGAAATAAGTGGCTTAAATGCCATAGAAGAGGCCATTGGCAGGGCAACAGAAATGGGCAAAAAGGTTCATTTCGTACCAGGCATAGGTGGAATTGTTGGCCGCTCATCAGCATCAACATTATCTAGTTTACAATTACTAACCTACACAGCTAAAAAAGTAGCTAACTATGGATCCAAAATTCTAGTTAGCGTTAATAGTGCTTTAATGCTTCAGATAAGCCAAGAAACTATTAGAATTGCGTATAAGGCCGTTAACAAAGAAAAAAGTTATAGTAATAATTCTGTTCAGTTTATATCTAATAACCAATTTGCGTATGCAACAGCAATACGCTCACTTCTCGATAGCGGAGAGATAGCCGCTAATATAATGATTGGGTCTTTTTATGCTGAAGCCCTCATGATTGCTGAGGCAGGAAACTATGCTGGAACTATTCAAATTGCTGGCACCGATAATTTAACCCAAATACCTTTTTTTATTGCTAGTTGTGATTATGTACTTATAGGTGAAGAAATATTTGCGGCAGGTGCAATTGTATCTAACGACCGACTGAAAAAAGGCTGCATTGTGGGTCAAGATTTTAGCAAGATTGTGATTATTGCTTTTTTATTAGTAGGCGGACTTTTACAACTACTAAAATGAGGAGAATAACTTATGAAATTAAAAACTATTTTCTTACTTATTACAATTGTTTGTACTGCTATTGTATTAATAGATGGCTTTTTTGATCTACCCCTATTCCCCATGCTCTCTGCCAATTTAGTAAACTGGGTTGTAGTAATAGGATTAATGGCTTTAGCAACAGCTGTCATAAATTTAATGCAAATACACACTAAAAGAATTATCCAGCGCAAAAAAAACTGGTTTTATTCGGCTTATTTTGTAATTGTGTTTTTAGTAGTAACCTTTATTGGAATTATTGAATACCCCAATGGCGCTACCTTTTCTTTTATTATTAAAAATATCTACACACCATTAGCCACCACAATTTACTCTTTATTGGGGTTATGGATGGCTACAGCAGCATATAAAGCATTTAGATTAAGGTCGTTTAATTCATTAGTACTTTTACTTTCGGGGGTAATTGTTTTGCTAGGCAGCACTACCTTTGGAGCAGCTATCTCACCTGTTTTTTCTATAATAGCTACCTATATACGTATTATACCAACAACAATAGCAACTAGAGCAATATTAATTAGTACTGCCATAGGAACTATAGCTCTAGGACTTAGAATTTTACTAGGCATAGAATCACCCTTTTCAACAAAACAAGATTAATGAAAGGAGACTTTTAAAATGAAAAAAATCTTTAATCTTAAACGTAAAACTATTTATTTACTCGTTATTTTATCATTAGCTATACCCTTGCTTTTTCCGTTTAAACTACCCGCTCATGCCACTAATGAAACTAAAGATTTTTATGAAAAAATAGAAAATTTGCAACCTCAAAGCAGGGTGTTAGTAGTTGTTAGCTTTTCAGCATCTGATGAGGTAGAAATGAAAAGCCAATTTAATGCAGTAATGAAACATTTATTTAGTAAGAAAGACATAAAAATGGTTACATTTTCAATTGATCCAACTGGCTTAATCTACTTAGAAGAGTATATGAACTTATACCAATCAGAGTATCAAAAAGTTAGTGGAAAAGATTTTGCTAATTTGGGTTACTTATATGGAAACGACAATGCCATAGCTAATTTTTCAAAGAATATACATAAAGCAGCTCCTACAGATCACTATGGAACACCTATAGAAAACCTAAGTATAATGAGCAACATTAAAAGTGGTGCAGATTTTGATTTAGTAATTAACTTTGGCTTTGCTGGATCAGATGCCTTAATTTTTTACTTAACAGATGTTTATAACGTTGATTTTGCTTGTGGCATGCAATCAATTAGGACCATACAACAGCTACCATATTATGCCTCAGGACAAATAGATGGATTATTAAATGGAATTTTAGGTGCTGCAGGTTATGAGAGCCTGCTTAATAGCTGGGGTCCAGCAAATATATTCATGAACCCACTATCAACTTCTAGTATATTAATTATAGTTTTAATATTTATTGGTAATATATCATACTTTATTAATAATAAAACAAAGGATATGAAATAATATGGTAGAAAATTCTGTAGCAGCAGTTTTAACAATAGGACTAATGTCTTTTATTATTAAAGAAAACCCCTTTCATAAGCTTTGTGAATACACCTTTTTAGCAGTAGCAACAGCCTACTCCTTTGTTTTAGCAATTTCGCGTATAAACCCAGTTATTATCACCCCCCTAAAAAATGGTAAATTCAATATAATAATACCAATGTTAGTGGGATTATTAATATATGCACGTTATCTAAAAGGTAAACAGTGGCTAATGAGATTTCCTATATCAATAACTATTGGTGTAGGATTAGGCTTATCACTAAAAGGAGTAGTTTCGTCTTTATTAGTAAAACAGGTACAAAGTACCTACAGAAATATAAATACTGTTTCTGGCTTTATAATTTTTATAGGCGTAATCTGTATTTTGCTTTTTTTCTTTTTTGTAAGAGACAAAACAGGAAAAACACCTATAGCCTTAAAAACAACAAATAAAATTAGTCAAATTATTTTAATGCTTGCTTTTGGCTGTTTATTTAGCAATGTAATCATTAGCCGAATGACATTTTTATTGGGTAGAATTAAGTTTTTGCTTGGAGATTGGCTAGGACTTCTTTAGTATTGTATTTTTATTTCCCAGTAAATAATAACAGGCTGCTTTTTAGCAGCCTGTTATTAGCTATTTGTGGTAAGCTCCTTATAATTAAGCACAGTTTCTTTTCCTAACTTCATGTTTTTAAGTTTCACACTGTTATTTTTTTGTTCTTCTTCTCCTATTAACAAAACCTTATCTATATTAAGTTTATTTGCATAGTTTAGTTTCTTTTTTAGCGAGGCATCTTCAAAATACATAGTTGTAGCAATACCTTTACTTTGCAAAAAGCACATTACTTGACATGAATATTTAAATGTATCTCCTATTGGTACAATTAAATACTCAGTTTTGTTATCTACACAATAATTATCTATAAATCCTATTTCTTTTAATACATAAAATAAGCGTGTTAAACCAATGGAAATACCCACCCCTGGCAGCACATTTTTTGTGTAATTTTGGGCTAAATTATCGTACCTGCCACCTGAGCAAACTGAGCCATATTGTTCATTACCTATAAGAGAGGTTTCAAAAACAGTACCAGTATAGTAGTTTAAGCCCCTAATAATTTTTAGGTTTATTTCATACTCACTATTATCTACAGCAAATAATTCTAAAGCCACAACAACTTGTTTAAGCTCATTAACTCCTGTCTTAAACTCTTCGTTATTAACCTCTAAATTCTGCAAACTAGTTATTACCTCTATAGCAGAACCCTTTATCTCTAACACTTTATTAATAAAACTAACTTTATCTACGCCAATTAGTTGTATTAGTTTCTCATTAAAACTGGCTTTATCCATTTTATCGTATTTATCTATTAAACTCATTACCTCGACAATATTAGTAATATTAAGCTCTTTAAATAAACCTTTAAGTATTTTTCTGTTACTAACTAAAAAACAATAGTTTTGCAAGCCAATTGCCTTAAATGCCTTAGACACTAAACTTATTACCCAAGCATCATTATTGATATTTAATTTATTTTTAGCAATAACATCAACATCAAGCTGATAAAACTCTCTATACCGACCACGCTGATTCCGCTCCCCCCTATATACCTTACCTATTTGATAACGCTTAAAAGGAAAAGTGAGTTTATCAATATATTGGGCTACATATCTAGCAAAAGGTACCGTTAAATCAAATCTCATTAACAGGTCGTTTTTGCCTTTAGTAAACCTATACACCTGTTTTTCGGTTTCTCCGCCCTCTTTAGCCAATATAACCTCTGACTTCTCTAATATGGGGGTATCAATAGCTAAACAGCCATTACTCTCATATACATTAACTATTTTACTGACAATATCATTAAACTTAACTTGTTCATTAGGCATTAACTCCATAAAACCCGCTAAAATACTAGGCTTAATAATTTTACTCATGTAATTCACTCCTTACCTATTTT
This Clostridium sp. 'deep sea' DNA region includes the following protein-coding sequences:
- a CDS encoding DUF6144 family protein; translation: MKQAMDRMDELFSKEKKKEIRESCSCCLGGKRLALSQAIAKDYITLDERIEAANNTPEVFAYSVKKEIDNSITVQFFPDNREKYSCPCINVIDEPISKTYCMCCGGHIKHHLQIALDNKLDCTIVSSPLMSKGKDPCKMSFKIIE
- the hisS gene encoding histidine--tRNA ligase → MSKIIKPSILAGFMELMPNEQVKFNDIVSKIVNVYESNGCLAIDTPILEKSEVILAKEGGETEKQVYRFTKGKNDLLMRFDLTVPFARYVAQYIDKLTFPFKRYQIGKVYRGERNQRGRYREFYQLDVDVIAKNKLNINNDAWVISLVSKAFKAIGLQNYCFLVSNRKILKGLFKELNITNIVEVMSLIDKYDKMDKASFNEKLIQLIGVDKVSFINKVLEIKGSAIEVITSLQNLEVNNEEFKTGVNELKQVVVALELFAVDNSEYEINLKIIRGLNYYTGTVFETSLIGNEQYGSVCSGGRYDNLAQNYTKNVLPGVGISIGLTRLFYVLKEIGFIDNYCVDNKTEYLIVPIGDTFKYSCQVMCFLQSKGIATTMYFEDASLKKKLNYANKLNIDKVLLIGEEEQKNNSVKLKNMKLGKETVLNYKELTTNS
- a CDS encoding DUF6754 domain-containing protein; this translates as MKPGLFFDFCTLLVIATITTIFTFIGTKKNFYLREISGLNAIEEAIGRATEMGKKVHFVPGIGGIVGRSSASTLSSLQLLTYTAKKVANYGSKILVSVNSALMLQISQETIRIAYKAVNKEKSYSNNSVQFISNNQFAYATAIRSLLDSGEIAANIMIGSFYAEALMIAEAGNYAGTIQIAGTDNLTQIPFFIASCDYVLIGEEIFAAGAIVSNDRLKKGCIVGQDFSKIVIIAFLLVGGLLQLLK
- a CDS encoding endospore germination permease → MIFIKLKQEKISNSQLTFTVIGFTIGSSLVLPPGRDLASKAWMAIILGLLEGIIFILIFTNLSQKFNMKSYFEILKKIFGKFLGTIFFSIFVLYCIHLCSLVLRNFMDFISTTMMITTPIMAIGIAVLATTVYATLYGIGVIGRNSQVLVPLTFTAVAITVILLYKDMKIMYFKPFFEVKLKDLLLASHGAASFPFGETVVFLMIFPLVKNSKKVRSSVIKGVMYGGLIILVAVLRNIAVLGIRSTIATYPSAQAVRLINIGNVITRLEVIIFFNLLTMGFIKCSVLLWCSCKGLSELLNMNKYQDVIIPVAIFILFIANFQFQNVMDNVKFTEFYPLYAPFIQVGIPGLALIVAKIRKLI
- a CDS encoding PTS sugar transporter subunit IIC translates to MEKKQVKQGFFKRKNIEFTVQRYLIDALSYMALGLFSSLIIGSILNVIGGKLGITFLTDTVWPLAKQMTGPAIAVAVAYGLQAPPLVLFASAITGAAGGAAGGPVGAFLAGAFGAEFGKMVSKETKIDIIVTPAVTIIVGCLVGTLVGPGVDAIMSGFGTLIMRATEMHPIPMGIIIAVLMGMALTLPISSASIGIMLSLSGIAAGAATVGCAAQMVGFAVMSFKENGWGGLFAQGLGTSMLQMPNIVKNWKVWIPPTLAGAIIGPLATTVFKMQNIPIGSGMGTSGLVGQFGTVTAMEAAGLGGVKMYLAIILLHFILPAVITLLIAGFMRKKNMIKENDLKLEL